A window of the Natrinema salifodinae genome harbors these coding sequences:
- a CDS encoding nucleotide sugar dehydrogenase, with translation MTQIISDTEQRADERESDRYGVDSNRGSTALEHTEVRATRDATICVVGLGYVGLPLAVGFARSNYRVIGYDVDDTTVERLQDGIDTTGDLSDAAVQDGDISYTTDASQIGEADYVIIAVPTPIDEDDRPNLDYIESAATTVGSKMEPGTTVVLESTVYPGATREVLLPALEDAADLTAGEDFFVGYSPERATPGDEEHGLEDVVKVVSGQNDRVLEEVATLYASVVDAGVHRAPSIEVAEACKVIENVQRDVNIALVNELARVFEELGLDTREVLEAAGTKWNFHGYRPGLVGGHCIPVDPYFFAHRAKRAGVDPELILTSRSVNESMPSHVAELTIKALNQCHKTLRESRVLVLGLTYKSDVGDIRSSKVADVVEHLREFDIDVEGYDPYADNDTVRDAFDIDVQESLSIDGFDAVLVATSHSEFDDLELDDVAAALDDDGALIDVAGSFDSDEAADAELVYRGL, from the coding sequence ATGACTCAGATAATCAGCGACACGGAGCAGCGAGCGGACGAGCGAGAGAGCGACCGCTACGGGGTCGACTCGAACAGGGGCAGTACTGCGCTCGAGCACACCGAGGTGCGGGCCACGCGCGACGCGACGATCTGTGTCGTCGGGCTCGGCTACGTCGGCCTCCCGCTCGCGGTCGGGTTCGCGCGGTCGAACTACCGTGTGATCGGGTACGACGTCGACGACACGACGGTCGAGCGGCTTCAGGACGGGATCGACACGACCGGAGACCTCTCTGACGCGGCGGTCCAGGACGGTGACATCTCCTATACTACCGATGCGAGCCAGATCGGCGAGGCCGACTACGTCATCATCGCCGTGCCGACACCCATCGACGAGGACGATCGGCCGAATTTAGACTATATCGAGAGCGCGGCGACCACCGTCGGTTCGAAGATGGAACCCGGAACGACCGTCGTCCTCGAATCGACGGTCTACCCGGGTGCGACGCGCGAGGTCCTCCTACCGGCGCTCGAAGACGCCGCCGATCTGACCGCCGGCGAGGACTTCTTCGTCGGCTACTCGCCGGAGCGCGCCACGCCAGGCGACGAGGAACACGGCCTCGAGGACGTCGTCAAAGTCGTCAGTGGGCAAAACGATCGAGTCCTCGAGGAGGTGGCGACGCTGTACGCGTCGGTCGTCGACGCGGGGGTCCACCGCGCGCCGTCGATCGAGGTCGCCGAGGCCTGCAAGGTCATCGAGAACGTCCAGCGCGACGTCAACATCGCGCTCGTCAACGAGCTCGCGAGGGTCTTCGAGGAACTGGGCCTGGACACCCGCGAAGTGCTCGAAGCGGCGGGGACGAAGTGGAACTTCCACGGGTACCGGCCGGGGCTCGTCGGCGGCCACTGCATTCCGGTCGATCCGTACTTCTTCGCCCACCGCGCGAAACGGGCAGGGGTCGATCCGGAGCTGATCCTCACGAGCCGATCGGTCAACGAATCGATGCCGAGTCACGTCGCCGAACTGACGATCAAGGCGCTCAACCAGTGTCACAAGACGTTGCGCGAGAGCCGCGTGCTGGTGCTCGGTCTCACGTACAAGTCGGACGTGGGGGACATCCGCAGTTCGAAGGTAGCCGACGTCGTCGAGCACCTCCGGGAGTTCGACATCGACGTCGAAGGATACGATCCGTACGCGGACAACGATACCGTCCGCGACGCGTTCGATATCGACGTGCAGGAATCGCTCTCGATCGACGGGTTCGACGCCGTCCTCGTCGCGACCTCGCACTCGGAGTTCGATGACCTCGAACTCGACGACGTCGCGGCGGCGCTCGACGACGACGGCGCGTTGATCGACGTCGCGGGATCGTTCGACTCGGACGAAGCAGCCGACGCCGAACTCGTCTACCGCGGACTATAA
- a CDS encoding helix-turn-helix transcriptional regulator, protein MVPTSQIEVRTAFESIRRTVAVDIGPASSHYDEARVTAVEFVPRLGDHSGEPLSWLQLLRVSSSWEAALLAVLFLLISGLVGIRAAEVVSDRDVDLPTLPLIASAADQADESDGTRTDDPRGYEYYLSPDTPPELLSDEGKVVRLLVANHGRIRQHQIAEETGWSKSKVSRICSQMYADGTIEKQSVGRENVITLSERQSDETASDDESQSDDVENPLP, encoded by the coding sequence ATGGTGCCCACTTCCCAGATCGAAGTCCGAACCGCGTTCGAATCGATTCGTCGCACCGTTGCGGTCGATATCGGTCCGGCTTCGAGTCACTACGACGAGGCACGCGTGACTGCAGTGGAATTCGTCCCCAGGCTCGGCGACCACTCCGGAGAACCGTTGTCCTGGTTGCAACTGCTTCGCGTGTCCTCGAGTTGGGAAGCGGCCCTGCTCGCGGTTCTGTTCCTGCTGATCAGCGGGCTCGTCGGGATCCGCGCGGCCGAAGTGGTCTCGGACCGCGACGTCGATCTGCCCACGCTCCCGCTGATCGCGTCCGCCGCGGACCAGGCGGACGAATCAGACGGCACACGCACGGACGATCCACGGGGGTACGAGTACTACCTCTCCCCCGACACACCACCGGAACTCTTGAGCGACGAAGGAAAGGTAGTCCGACTGCTCGTCGCGAACCACGGTCGCATTCGCCAGCACCAGATCGCCGAAGAGACGGGCTGGTCGAAGTCGAAGGTTAGCCGGATCTGCTCGCAGATGTACGCCGACGGCACGATCGAGAAGCAATCGGTCGGCCGAGAGAACGTCATCACCCTGTCCGAACGGCAGTCCGACGAGACAGCGTCCGACGACGAGAGCCAATCGGATGACGTCGAGAATCCGCTTCCGTGA
- the glmS gene encoding glutamine--fructose-6-phosphate transaminase (isomerizing) — translation MCGIIARVGNGNAAETLLSGLENLEYRGYDSAGIAVQNGSGVKVHKCSGEVDRLKSSLDTRPSGNIGIGHTRWSTHGPPTDENAHPHTDTAGDVAVVHNGVIDNYDELRADLQEKGHVFQSDTDTEVIPHLIDEYLDETDDTERAVRKAVDTLEGSYAIAAIVDGEEAVYAARKGSPLVLGLDDEEWFLASDVPAFLDHTDQVIYLEDGDLVVLEPDSYRITDLAGEPIERSIDTVDWDPDDAGKGEYDHYMLKEIHNQPTSLSNTIEGRIEDGDVAFEDLAAGSFEDIETVQFVACGTSYHAAMYGAQLLRATGVRTEVLRASEYESMTGPVDEATLAVAVTQSGETADTLDAVREAADRGARTLAVTNVVGSTAAREADDAIYIRAGPEVGVAATKTFSSQAVTLALLTQRIAADVPSATPVEDRATMLEELQRLPEHVESVLETTDADDLARETLDSESYFFIGNGLSHSVALEGALKFKEITYEHAEGFAAGQLKHGPLALVTDETPVFSIYTGIGDEKTRTNAIEAQSRGAPIVAVGPDDHPLVEVADARLAVPDTHPVWAGLLANVQLQLLSYHAAKQLDRPIDKPRNLAKSVTVE, via the coding sequence ATGTGCGGGATCATCGCCCGCGTCGGTAACGGCAACGCGGCGGAGACGCTGCTGTCGGGCCTGGAGAACCTCGAGTATCGGGGCTACGACTCGGCGGGGATCGCCGTCCAGAACGGCTCCGGCGTCAAGGTCCACAAGTGTTCCGGCGAGGTCGACCGCCTCAAGTCGTCGCTGGACACCCGCCCGAGCGGCAACATCGGGATCGGCCACACTCGCTGGAGTACCCACGGCCCGCCGACCGACGAGAACGCCCACCCGCACACGGACACCGCGGGCGACGTCGCGGTCGTCCACAACGGCGTCATCGACAACTACGACGAGCTGCGGGCGGACCTCCAGGAGAAGGGACACGTGTTCCAGAGCGATACCGACACGGAGGTCATCCCGCACCTCATCGACGAGTACCTCGACGAGACCGACGACACAGAACGAGCGGTCCGGAAGGCCGTGGACACGCTCGAGGGCAGCTACGCGATCGCGGCCATCGTCGACGGCGAAGAGGCGGTCTACGCCGCCCGGAAGGGCTCGCCGCTCGTCCTCGGACTCGACGACGAGGAGTGGTTCCTCGCGAGCGACGTCCCCGCCTTCCTCGACCACACCGACCAGGTGATCTACCTCGAGGACGGCGACCTGGTCGTCCTCGAACCCGACTCCTATCGGATCACCGACCTCGCCGGCGAGCCGATCGAGCGGTCGATCGACACCGTCGACTGGGACCCGGACGACGCCGGCAAGGGCGAGTACGACCACTACATGCTCAAGGAGATCCACAACCAGCCGACGTCCCTCTCGAACACGATCGAGGGCCGGATCGAGGACGGCGACGTCGCCTTCGAGGACCTCGCGGCCGGCTCGTTCGAGGACATCGAGACCGTCCAGTTCGTCGCCTGCGGGACGTCCTATCACGCGGCCATGTACGGCGCCCAGCTGCTGCGCGCCACCGGCGTCCGGACGGAGGTCCTGCGCGCGAGCGAGTACGAGTCGATGACCGGCCCGGTCGACGAGGCCACCCTCGCCGTCGCGGTCACCCAGAGCGGTGAGACCGCCGACACGCTCGACGCGGTCCGCGAAGCGGCCGACCGCGGCGCGCGGACGCTCGCCGTCACCAACGTGGTCGGCTCGACCGCTGCGCGCGAAGCCGACGACGCGATCTACATCCGCGCCGGGCCGGAGGTCGGCGTCGCCGCGACGAAGACGTTCTCCTCGCAGGCGGTCACGCTCGCCCTGCTCACCCAGCGCATCGCCGCCGACGTCCCGTCGGCGACGCCCGTCGAGGACCGCGCGACGATGCTCGAGGAGCTACAGCGCCTCCCGGAGCACGTCGAGTCGGTTCTGGAAACGACGGACGCCGACGACCTCGCCCGGGAAACCCTCGACAGCGAGTCGTACTTCTTCATCGGGAACGGGCTCAGCCACTCGGTGGCCCTCGAGGGCGCGCTGAAGTTCAAGGAGATCACCTACGAGCACGCCGAGGGCTTCGCCGCCGGCCAGCTCAAACACGGTCCGCTCGCGCTCGTCACCGACGAGACGCCGGTGTTCTCGATCTACACCGGGATCGGCGACGAAAAGACGCGGACGAACGCGATCGAGGCCCAATCCCGTGGCGCACCGATCGTCGCCGTCGGCCCCGACGACCACCCGCTCGTCGAAGTCGCCGACGCCCGCCTGGCGGTCCCCGACACGCACCCCGTCTGGGCGGGACTGCTCGCGAACGTCCAGCTGCAGTTGCTGTCCTACCACGCCGCCAAGCAACTCGACCGACCGATCGACAAGCCGCGCAACCTCGCGAAGAGCGTGACGGTCGAATGA
- a CDS encoding carboxypeptidase regulatory-like domain-containing protein, which produces MRGNSSVQRQRAETRSIQTSVQVVLIVSGIVFLLAGLILAASGASVSGALGSATDRWDDSQSSDDGDAATDDDAGGSDNETDGGATNETDGDGSDDETTGSDSGDGAGDESDGADGNDGSGDGDGDGDNSDGSSDDDSDTGDGDTDDSGGGADETQTLTAIVEDQDGDSIDNATVTVEDDGSNEEKDVDGDGEAEFDREDGEYTVTANADGYDETEQTVEIDGDDETVMLTLDENDSSDDTDNSDDSDDSDGSHTLSVTVEDESGDAVDNATVELEENVGLLGSGEEDEQDVGNDGEVEFEDLEDGDYTVTASADDYDETEQTVEIDGDDESVTLELEADD; this is translated from the coding sequence ATGCGTGGCAACAGCAGTGTCCAACGACAGCGTGCGGAGACGCGCTCGATTCAGACCAGCGTTCAAGTCGTGCTCATCGTCAGCGGGATCGTTTTCCTGCTGGCGGGCCTGATACTCGCCGCGAGCGGCGCCTCCGTCAGCGGAGCGCTCGGCTCGGCGACCGACAGATGGGACGACTCCCAATCCTCTGACGACGGCGACGCGGCGACCGATGACGACGCCGGTGGCAGTGATAACGAGACCGACGGTGGTGCGACGAACGAGACCGACGGAGACGGCAGCGACGACGAAACGACAGGGTCCGACAGCGGTGATGGCGCGGGCGACGAGAGCGACGGGGCCGACGGGAACGACGGGTCCGGTGACGGTGATGGTGACGGCGATAACAGCGACGGTTCGAGCGACGACGATAGCGACACCGGCGATGGCGATACCGACGATAGCGGTGGCGGCGCCGACGAGACCCAGACGCTGACGGCGATCGTGGAAGATCAGGACGGCGATTCGATCGACAACGCGACCGTCACGGTCGAGGACGACGGATCGAACGAGGAGAAGGACGTCGACGGCGACGGCGAAGCCGAGTTCGACCGCGAGGACGGCGAGTACACGGTCACGGCGAACGCGGACGGCTACGACGAAACGGAGCAAACCGTCGAGATCGACGGCGACGACGAGACGGTGATGCTGACCCTCGACGAAAACGATTCGAGCGACGACACCGACAATAGTGACGACAGCGATGACAGCGACGGCTCGCACACACTCTCGGTGACCGTCGAAGATGAGAGCGGCGACGCGGTCGACAACGCGACCGTCGAACTCGAAGAGAACGTCGGTCTCCTCGGCTCGGGCGAGGAGGACGAGCAGGACGTCGGCAACGATGGCGAGGTCGAGTTCGAGGATCTCGAGGACGGCGACTACACGGTGACCGCGTCCGCCGACGACTACGACGAAACGGAGCAAACCGTCGAGATCGACGGCGACGACGAGTCCGTCACCTTGGAGCTCGAAGCAGACGACTAA
- a CDS encoding SPW repeat domain-containing protein has product MSESTTDEPTTGESHARDRRDRAGQKWLSGFVSLIGFWLAAAPFVYEPAQSMLWNNLLVGGAIFLLAGYNYYRLSTGHSTSTGVMSLVALLALWTAVSQFAIGGQFAMDSVGVADTGLIWSNVVSGLVAAGLSAYIAYAAGRDVRTGTAAGTR; this is encoded by the coding sequence ATGAGCGAATCCACGACCGACGAGCCGACGACCGGTGAATCGCACGCCCGCGACCGACGCGACCGGGCGGGCCAGAAGTGGCTCAGCGGGTTCGTTTCCCTGATCGGGTTCTGGCTGGCCGCCGCCCCGTTCGTCTACGAGCCGGCCCAGTCGATGCTCTGGAACAACCTGCTGGTCGGCGGCGCGATCTTCCTGCTGGCGGGCTACAACTATTACCGGCTCTCCACCGGCCACTCGACCAGTACCGGCGTGATGTCGCTGGTCGCGCTGCTGGCGCTGTGGACGGCCGTCTCGCAGTTCGCCATCGGCGGCCAGTTCGCAATGGACTCCGTCGGCGTCGCCGACACGGGCCTGATCTGGAGTAACGTCGTGTCAGGACTCGTCGCGGCGGGGCTGTCGGCGTACATCGCCTACGCGGCCGGCCGCGACGTCCGCACCGGCACGGCGGCCGGAACGCGATAA
- a CDS encoding SDR family oxidoreductase — MPPTALVTGCSSGIGFETAHALLAGDWRVYATARDSDRSGLTVLADRGAETAALDLTEPAEIERVVDRIRDEAGGVDCLVNNAGYGQFGPVEDVPTERLERQFAVHCFGPHRLIRAVLSGMRERGDGRIITVTSAADRLALAGIGGYTASKWAMASLSDALRQELAGTEIDVIVVQPGIVQTPFYDRAVREVDDAAAAARSPLPAPPESEADVESDGNETETDADVVRPAHYADLYRVLRRVRAVEGGGPLINDPDRVAATVRQAATVSNPDTHYRVGPVPLLGSLYGTLVPAAIRDRLTRLGIRLATTEPVLELLERRAAAADAE, encoded by the coding sequence ATGCCGCCTACCGCACTCGTGACCGGCTGTTCGTCCGGAATCGGCTTCGAAACCGCCCACGCGCTGTTGGCCGGCGACTGGCGGGTCTACGCGACCGCCCGCGATTCCGACCGGAGCGGCCTGACAGTCCTGGCCGACCGCGGGGCCGAGACCGCGGCGCTAGACCTGACCGAGCCCGCGGAGATCGAGCGCGTCGTCGACCGGATTCGCGACGAGGCCGGCGGCGTGGACTGTCTCGTCAACAACGCGGGCTACGGCCAGTTCGGTCCGGTCGAGGACGTGCCGACGGAGCGACTCGAGCGTCAATTCGCCGTCCACTGCTTCGGGCCCCACCGCCTGATCCGAGCGGTGCTGTCCGGCATGCGCGAGCGCGGCGACGGCCGGATCATCACCGTCACCAGCGCCGCAGATCGGCTCGCGCTGGCCGGCATCGGCGGCTACACCGCCTCGAAGTGGGCGATGGCCAGTCTCAGCGACGCGCTCCGTCAGGAACTGGCCGGCACGGAGATCGACGTGATCGTCGTCCAGCCGGGGATCGTGCAGACGCCGTTCTACGACCGAGCCGTGCGGGAAGTCGACGACGCGGCCGCGGCGGCGCGATCCCCGTTGCCGGCCCCGCCGGAATCCGAAGCCGACGTAGAGTCAGACGGAAACGAGACCGAAACGGACGCGGACGTCGTCAGGCCCGCCCACTACGCCGACCTCTACCGCGTCCTCCGGCGGGTCCGCGCTGTCGAGGGCGGCGGCCCGCTGATCAACGACCCCGACCGGGTCGCCGCGACGGTCCGCCAGGCGGCGACCGTCTCGAACCCGGACACGCACTACCGCGTCGGTCCGGTTCCCCTGCTCGGATCGCTGTACGGTACGCTCGTCCCCGCCGCGATACGGGACCGGCTCACCCGACTCGGGATTCGCCTGGCTACGACGGAACCCGTCCTGGAGTTGCTCGAGCGGCGCGCGGCGGCCGCGGACGCTGAGTAG
- a CDS encoding PPOX class F420-dependent oxidoreductase — MGAFETHSGRIPESHRDILEKRSFGHIATIGSDGHPHSSPVWVDHDDGEAVLINTLRGRTKERNLRTNPKVSISIVDPDDPYRYVSVRGRATLSEDGADEHIDEVARRYLDVEEYPHHDEEDEPRIIVRIPAEHVVARGREYEE, encoded by the coding sequence ATGGGCGCTTTCGAAACGCACAGCGGACGGATCCCCGAATCGCACCGCGACATTCTCGAGAAGCGATCGTTCGGCCACATCGCGACGATCGGTTCCGACGGGCATCCCCACAGCAGTCCCGTCTGGGTCGACCACGACGACGGGGAGGCCGTGCTGATAAACACGCTCCGCGGCCGCACCAAGGAGCGAAATCTCCGAACGAACCCGAAGGTCTCGATTTCGATCGTCGATCCCGACGATCCGTACCGATACGTGTCCGTTCGCGGCCGCGCGACGCTCTCGGAGGACGGGGCCGACGAGCACATCGACGAGGTGGCCCGACGATACCTCGACGTCGAGGAGTACCCCCACCACGACGAGGAGGATGAACCGCGCATCATCGTTCGGATTCCCGCGGAGCACGTCGTCGCCCGCGGACGCGAGTACGAGGAGTAA
- the leuS gene encoding leucine--tRNA ligase: MTSHYDHAQVQEFWQYVWERDDVYEVADDAADPTYVLGMFPYTSGTLHMGHVRNYAITDAYARYRRMQGDEVLHPMGWDAFGLPAENAAFERKTDPRSWTEACIRRMREELETMGFGYDWSREITTCEPDYYRWNQWLFERLYDAGLVEYQAATVNWCPDCETVLADAQVAEDDGDRICWRCETPVGRRELDQWFFTITDYAEELSEGLDDLEGWPDGVREIQRNWIGRQEGARIAFEVPDADAGDGTVDVFSTRPETIHGATYLAVSPGHDLARELADADERVADYVETVREEDPDEVGFSGIETDATAVHPLTGEELPVYVAGYILDDVGTGAVMGVPGHNERDHSFAREHDLPIERVIVPDEGAADSNDGERGETTPYTGEGTLTASGEYDGLDSAVARERLVDDDGPDAIEADVTYRLRDWLISRQRYWGTPIPIVHCDDCGSVPVPEEDLPVELPEFVRTTGNPLDAAEEWKRTTCPDCGADAVRETDTMDTFVDSSWYFLRFLSPDLADAPFDADLANDWLPVDVYVGGEEHAILHLLYARFFTKALADLGLLEHREPIEELRSQGTVLYDGEKMSSSKGNVVAPEEYGAETTRLFVLSAAHPEQDFEWTANNVRGAYDLQQTLYGMAADFVEEGETRVERRVHDEYVAREIDRTIAAVTEEYERFRFHRAATEIRELARLLRRYREYDRPRGPHGEVYRRGLVTLAALIAPMAPHLGEECWNKLRGEGLVVEADWPVPEGDASDYRLERALVDRTLEDVRDIVDVAAIDEPERIDLVVAPDWKYRAAELVRERAADDGDDGGGDEAATADVDVDSIVDQVLETDAADGVDRGTITAVVGDLVDSDGGREAGQAFPADRERELLERAAWLVTDEFGATVTVRRAGVDIGAATDADVDGDDLAAKARPGKPAIHIS, translated from the coding sequence ATGACGAGTCATTACGATCACGCGCAGGTGCAGGAGTTTTGGCAGTACGTCTGGGAGCGCGACGACGTCTACGAGGTCGCCGACGATGCCGCGGACCCGACGTACGTCCTCGGGATGTTTCCCTACACGTCGGGAACGCTCCACATGGGCCACGTCCGCAACTACGCGATCACGGACGCCTACGCCCGCTACCGACGGATGCAGGGCGACGAGGTACTCCACCCGATGGGGTGGGACGCGTTCGGGCTCCCCGCCGAGAACGCGGCCTTCGAGCGCAAGACCGACCCCCGATCCTGGACCGAGGCGTGCATCCGCCGGATGCGCGAGGAACTCGAGACGATGGGCTTTGGCTACGACTGGTCCCGGGAGATCACCACCTGCGAGCCCGACTACTACCGCTGGAATCAGTGGCTCTTCGAACGGCTCTACGATGCCGGACTCGTCGAGTACCAGGCGGCGACGGTCAACTGGTGTCCCGACTGCGAGACTGTCCTGGCGGACGCCCAGGTCGCCGAGGACGACGGCGATCGAATCTGCTGGCGCTGCGAAACGCCCGTCGGACGGCGAGAACTCGACCAGTGGTTCTTCACGATCACCGACTACGCCGAGGAGTTGTCCGAGGGACTCGACGACCTGGAAGGCTGGCCAGACGGCGTCCGCGAGATCCAGCGCAACTGGATCGGTCGCCAAGAGGGCGCGCGGATCGCCTTCGAGGTCCCCGACGCCGACGCCGGCGACGGGACCGTCGACGTCTTCAGCACCCGCCCGGAGACGATCCACGGCGCGACCTACCTCGCGGTCTCGCCTGGCCACGACCTGGCGCGGGAGTTAGCCGACGCGGATGAGCGGGTCGCCGACTACGTCGAGACCGTCCGCGAGGAAGACCCCGACGAGGTCGGCTTCTCGGGGATCGAAACGGACGCGACCGCCGTGCACCCGCTGACCGGCGAGGAACTGCCGGTCTACGTGGCCGGCTACATCCTCGACGACGTGGGAACGGGGGCCGTAATGGGCGTCCCCGGCCACAACGAGCGCGACCACTCGTTCGCGCGCGAGCACGACCTGCCGATCGAGCGCGTGATCGTTCCGGACGAGGGCGCGGCCGATAGTAACGACGGCGAACGCGGCGAAACGACGCCCTACACCGGCGAGGGAACGCTGACGGCCAGCGGCGAGTACGACGGCCTTGACAGCGCGGTCGCCCGGGAGCGTCTGGTCGACGACGACGGGCCCGACGCGATCGAGGCGGACGTCACCTACCGGCTGCGTGACTGGCTGATCTCCCGCCAGCGCTACTGGGGGACGCCGATTCCGATCGTCCACTGCGACGACTGCGGGTCGGTTCCCGTGCCCGAGGAGGACCTCCCGGTCGAACTGCCGGAGTTCGTCCGGACGACCGGGAACCCGCTGGACGCGGCCGAGGAGTGGAAGCGCACGACCTGTCCCGACTGCGGTGCGGACGCCGTCCGCGAGACGGACACGATGGACACCTTCGTCGACTCCTCGTGGTACTTCCTGCGCTTTCTCTCGCCCGATCTGGCGGACGCGCCGTTCGACGCCGACCTGGCGAACGACTGGCTCCCGGTCGACGTCTACGTCGGCGGCGAGGAACACGCCATCCTGCACCTGCTGTACGCCCGCTTCTTCACGAAGGCGCTGGCGGACCTGGGACTGCTCGAGCACCGCGAGCCGATCGAGGAGCTTCGGAGCCAGGGGACCGTGCTCTACGACGGTGAGAAGATGTCCAGTTCGAAGGGCAACGTCGTCGCGCCCGAGGAGTACGGCGCCGAGACGACCAGGCTGTTCGTGCTCTCGGCGGCCCACCCCGAGCAGGACTTCGAGTGGACCGCGAACAACGTCCGCGGGGCCTACGACCTCCAGCAGACCCTCTACGGAATGGCGGCCGACTTCGTCGAGGAGGGAGAGACCCGCGTCGAGCGCCGGGTCCACGACGAGTACGTCGCCCGGGAGATCGACCGGACGATCGCCGCCGTCACCGAGGAGTACGAGCGGTTCCGATTCCACCGCGCCGCCACCGAAATCCGGGAGCTCGCGCGCCTACTCCGGCGGTACCGCGAGTACGACCGGCCCCGCGGACCCCACGGCGAGGTCTACCGCCGCGGCCTGGTGACCCTCGCGGCGCTGATCGCGCCGATGGCGCCCCACCTCGGCGAGGAGTGCTGGAACAAGCTCCGCGGCGAGGGCCTGGTCGTCGAGGCCGACTGGCCCGTCCCCGAGGGCGACGCGTCGGATTACCGGCTCGAGCGCGCGCTGGTCGACCGGACCCTCGAGGACGTCCGCGACATCGTCGACGTCGCCGCCATCGACGAACCCGAGCGGATCGACCTGGTCGTCGCACCCGACTGGAAGTACCGGGCCGCCGAACTCGTCCGGGAACGGGCTGCCGACGACGGTGACGACGGGGGCGGCGACGAAGCCGCGACCGCGGACGTCGACGTCGATTCGATCGTCGATCAGGTGCTCGAGACCGACGCGGCCGACGGCGTCGACAGGGGGACCATCACGGCCGTCGTCGGCGACCTCGTCGACAGCGACGGCGGCCGGGAGGCCGGCCAGGCGTTCCCGGCGGACCGCGAACGCGAGCTACTGGAGCGGGCGGCCTGGCTCGTCACCGACGAGTTCGGAGCGACGGTCACCGTCCGCCGAGCGGGCGTCGACATCGGCGCGGCCACCGACGCCGACGTCGACGGCGACGACCTGGCGGCGAAGGCGCGGCCGGGCAAACCCGCGATTCACATCAGCTGA
- a CDS encoding HalOD1 output domain-containing protein, translating to MVEGGDSVDTDERPPSQAVVEAVAEAEDVRPTDLAPPEYESLHAVVDPAALDALFADRSNNTRRPRGTVSFRFCDFDVTVDRDGRVTLEEPTEQAE from the coding sequence ATGGTGGAGGGTGGAGACAGCGTCGATACGGACGAGAGACCGCCAAGCCAGGCGGTGGTCGAAGCAGTCGCCGAGGCGGAGGACGTGCGACCGACGGACCTAGCGCCCCCGGAGTACGAGTCGCTGCACGCGGTCGTCGATCCGGCGGCGCTCGATGCGCTGTTCGCGGATCGCTCGAACAACACGCGCAGACCACGCGGGACCGTTTCGTTTCGCTTCTGTGACTTCGACGTCACCGTCGATCGGGACGGACGGGTCACGCTCGAGGAGCCGACCGAGCAAGCGGAGTGA